The Catellatospora citrea DNA segment GCAGCAGGTCCAGCACCCGGCGCGCGGAGCATTCGTCGCCGATCGGCCAGGCATCCCGGTCGCGCAGCCGTTCTTCGAAGTTCATCGCCACCCGGACAGTGTAACTAACACTTGCGTTACCCAGCAGGTCGTGAGCTAGGCTAGATAACGCGATCATTACTCAGATGGGAGATGCCATGGTTGCAGTAGCAGGCAAGGTGGTCATGGTGACCGGGGGACGGCGGGGACTGGGCGCGGCGCTGGTGGACGAGGTGCTCGCGCGCGGGGCGCGCAAGGTGTACTCGACCGCGCGCTCGGCGTACCTCGACGGCCGCCCGGCGGTGGTCACCGCCGAACTCGAGGTCCGCTCGGCGGCTTCGGTCGCCGCCCTCGCGGAGGTCGCGACCGACGTCGACGTCCTGTTCAACAACGCCGGAGTCCTGGTGCCCGCCCCGCTGCTGGCGGGTGATCTCGAACGCGCCACCGACATGTTCGACGTCAACGTCTTCGGACTGCTGCGGGTGGCCCGGGCGTTCGCGCCGATCCTGGCCGCGAACGGCGGAGGCGCACTGGTGAACATGCACTCCGTGCTGTCCTGGCTGGCCGGCAGCGGCGCCTACGGGGCGTCCAAAGCGGCGGCGTGGTCCGTCACCAACT contains these protein-coding regions:
- a CDS encoding SDR family oxidoreductase translates to MVAVAGKVVMVTGGRRGLGAALVDEVLARGARKVYSTARSAYLDGRPAVVTAELEVRSAASVAALAEVATDVDVLFNNAGVLVPAPLLAGDLERATDMFDVNVFGLLRVARAFAPILAANGGGALVNMHSVLSWLAGSGAYGASKAAAWSVTNSLRLELARQNTQVVGVHAGFIDTDMVSAMDLPKATPTEIAARIVDGLEADATEVLADDVTVAAKAALSGPVEHLAFSFAR